From Impatiens glandulifera chromosome 7, dImpGla2.1, whole genome shotgun sequence:
TTGTATCCTGGTTATCACCTTTTTTTAAGCGAGTTAACCTGTTTTTGTTTCATCATATTGCTGAGATTTTTAATGTCCTTTGCTTGGACATAGTTATAAGTTAAAAACAACTCTGATTGTTTCATTTTGTATCTTGTGTAACCCAAGCGTGATTAAATCATTTATTCTGATATCTTTTTTTGATTGGTAATATGTATTTCACACATTGTTTGTTcatgtttctttctttctaggTTTGACATTtccaaatcaattaaaaaaagacGACAGCAAAGCTCAAGCTAAGTCTTTTGCAAAACCATCATTTCCAAGAGTGTCAACTCTGATGAAACCTACTGCAAGTCAGTTAGCGAAGCAAAATCGACCGCAGCAAATTGGTGATCCTAGGTCATTTACAATATTCTTTTTTCTTGTGATTCTTCATAGTTGTTAATTTGATGCTtgtcttctaattttgtttgtcTAACAAAACTCTTTTCCTTTGAAATCCAActttttattctcttcataaATTTTTAGTTGATGTTGGTATGTAGTTTTTTATTCTCCTTTCATGGTTTCTTAAATTTCAGCTGGTGTGATTTGTTCATTTTTGCTTGTGTGAGTCCAGTGTCCACTATAAAATTACTTCTGCATAGCAAAAGATAGCATTTGGTGAAAGAAAAAAGCTCATTTTGTAGAATACTTATTCTATTTTAGGTTTTCGAAGCTCGTAAATTCAGACAAACCAAAATGCGGGAACACTCCATTTGGCACTGAGATCCAAGCTGCTAAAAGGCAAAAACTTGAGGGAGGTATTTTGCTCAAGGTAAAgagatttatttttcttattttgccCCCAATAATATTCTGGTTATTGTgacatttctttttatataagatGCATATTCATTTTAGCATCAAGTTGCTGCACTTGTTTTTAAGTGCACAATATATATACCTGTGCCAAAACAGAAGTCTACTCTTTCTGATAAACTATGTTCTTAGACCTTGTACTTGTGCCCAATGTTTGATGATATCATTGTGTACTCAGTGTCACACTTTCTCAAgattttcaaattgaaattctGAGATTGTTCCATTTTGTGCATGCAATGATTTCTTGAAGTAACCTGACCAACCCACATGTCCTTTCATTATGTGCCTATGCATATTGGGATTCTTTTGATTATACGTTCCTAATGTTAGGTTAGTTACATAGATTCATGAGAAATAAACATATATCCATTTTGTTAGCAGAATTACGATTGGTGATCCTTATTTCCTGACAACCGTTCTCTTTTCTATTATATAGGATGGTGGCACAAAGCAACAAAATGTATTGATCCATAAGGTGTCTAAAAAGGTAATTTCTTGTAGAACACGATCTTGGAACCAAGATGCCCCTCTATCTTGTCCCTTCATATTATGTTATCTGTGCCTTTATCATACCCTTGACCAACTTTCTTGGGATAATTTCGACAATCAATAGGAGGAAACGATTAGTGGGAACTCAACACAGGCCAAGTTCAAAATCACTATTCCTAGGGAGCCTGAACTAGTGACATCACAAAGGGCTTACAGGATGAGGTAAGtgttttaaaagtttatctTTGGAGgggatatatattatataaggaGGATGACAGATCAGTATGCAATTTTGTAATATCAGGCCAAAAGATAATCAACAACCTGAATCTGCAGCACCAGATATTCGTAGATTCAAAGCGCGACCACTGAACAAAAAAGTAAGTTATAGTAAAGTCTAAAATGAGGATATTTGAATGAGATCATATAATTATGTATCTTTTGCAGATTCTTGATGCTCCTTCATTGCTACTACCTAAAAGAAGCACCCCTAGATTACCAGAGTTTCAAGTAATTGTTTTCATAAAACAGATACCGTGGCTTAATCAATTGAAAACCTTCTCCATTCTTCATTAAAGTTTTAATCCCATTTGTTGTAATTTATCAGGAATTCCATCTGAAGACTAAAGAAAGGGCCTCACAGCATTCTTTAGCCTCTTCGTCATCCTTGGTTCACGAGGGTTCTTCTCATAAGGTTACATGTGCatcatatattttcaattagaatatatcattttaaggAAGTTACGGCATATACATGATACAGTTTGTTCTAGCTATACCCCACCTTATTTGACGTATATGTTGATCTCAGGTGTTGAATAGACCTATGGTCCATTCAGTTTCAGAAAGGACGAGCAGAGAATCAAGAAGGTAATCTACGGGGATTTTTAAAACACCTGCATAGTCTAccatttaaaagattttgaatttaATGAATGACTTTCTATAGTTCTGAATACTTGCATTCTTTGTAACGGTTATCTCTTGATCAGACCAAGTGCGATGGATGTTACAAGGCATGAAGGAAATGACACCATTCATAGTTTTAAAGCACGGCCCCTTAATAAGAAGGTAATAAGACCAATGGGAGTATATGTTAATAATATCATCTCTTCAAATCATTGAGCCTATTTGTTACCACATTTTATGATCTCATGATCtggaaaaatctacatttgttcacaaaaaatcataaatcaagataataatttggatcatgaccGAGGATATAATTTTTACCAAATATCATACtataatttgaatcatgttccaaaaaataatcttatactAAACGGAAAAAGAAATCACCCATATTCCCAAAGAGACCATGATCCTGACAgagaatataattttacatttttcctcaacctgcagaTATTTTCAAGTAAAGGAGATATTGGAGTCTTTAGGAACGTCAAGAAGGATGTTACAGTACCGATGGTAATCATCAATTGGCATGGTTTTCCCATATTGATCAAGAGTTGAATATgtgtttctttaattttttttacaggAATTTAATTTCCAGACAGAGAAGAGAACTCAACGAAATATACAAGTTGATGATCTTTTTAACAAGGTAAAGAGGATTATGGTGGTAGTCTGTGTAGTTATTGTTCCATTAATATAATCATCTAATCATGGCTCTTCTATTTGTGGTAGCTTTCCCTTAATGAGCTTCAACCAAAAACTCGATCCCAATTGCCACTGCCAAGATCTTCTTGTCTATCATCAAAGGTTTCTTCTGGTCCTGGGCTTCCCCTACAATCTGACATTCTTATGTAGTCCTTTgtgaaaatttcaatatcttaaCAATTATCATGCTTTTGTACAAGGATGCAAAAGAAAATAGATCGGTTGCTTTCCGAAAAGAACACGAGGTAATCATATTATTCTAATACATTCTCCCCATTAATTAACAATGCAGACAATCTTCTTTTAGTTACTGACAGTTCTTTCGTAGATTAAACATTCAGTGAAAGAATACATTGAGTCTGGCCACGGAAGAACTCATCATACAATCAACAGAGAGATTGCTAACGTTGAACTTTTGCCTGGCATGAGCAGGTATGTGAAATCATGAAAAATCATAGTTATAACTATCTTGTATAGGtttaatatgtatattatttttaacgtTTCAGAGGATTGGGCATTCGCTGAGAACAGAAGAATATGTCTAGGACTATCTTTAGGCTTCATTCACATATGAAAATTAAGCTTAGTCAGGAacatatttagatattttttgtttgaaagcAGATAGGCCCAAAGTGTCGTCGAATACCAAACACAAGTACATAACTTTAGTTTCATATTTTCACATTGTAAAACTCCATCCAATTCTCAATAAAATGCAGAAAAGGCTACTTACTGTCAATGTTTTATTCTATACTTCATCCAATTCATCATATGTTCTTCATCCATGGGAGGAGTCCTTGTCGTTTCCCTGATTGTGCTTTGTTATGGATGAAACAAAGTTGAGAGGCGATTGCTTTGCCCATCGACGAATATCATAAGTTTTTTTTGTGGCAGGttttttctccttctccttATTTTCCTTCCCTACTACTACTCTCTTTTTTGTTATGGCAATTGCAAGATCATTGGGGAACAATGTCCTCCAAACAAACGCATGAAGGAGGGTCGAGACGAGCAATGATGACACCATTGTCGATGACATGAATGATAAGGTAAGTGCAAGTCCCTTGCTTATTACCGAATCTACTTGTTCTGCATACTTTATGGTAGCTAGAGATGCAGTTGTCATTGGAAAGGTATAAGACCACCATGCCACTGAAAACCTAGAGACacgatgatttgttttttttactatttagtATTATCCATTCAAATCTAGTCTAAGTAAAAGAGAGCTAAGTGAATACCTGAAACCCCAGAAGAAGTTGATGCGAACAACAAGAGAAACATAGAGGAACAGAGCTATGAAGTAACAAGTCCTCGAGCACCCATCAAATTCACCATAAATAGTCTCCCAAGCGATGCTGGCGGCAGAGGGAGCTGCGATGAACATACAATAAACCGGGTGAAGCTCTTTTGGCAAGGCTTCGCTTGTGGGAAGTCTCTGATACAGAGTGACAAACACCACCAAGTAATGAGCGAATCCAACCGCCCACAAGAACTTTGCAGGCTCCTCCCACCCTACCTTAGCAGCCAATATAGCCCCAACAAAGTTCCCAACCACAGACAAATGGGAAGAAGGATTCGCCACCTTACTAAGCCTCCTCTTTCCCCCGGATAACCATTGCCCATAAATTTTCAACTCCAAACAGAAAACAGGACCCATGAAAACACACCAAACCGCAGGGTGAGGTGGTCCAGGGAACAACATCTTTGGGGCCCCTATTACCAAAAACATGCAGACAATCCACGGAGCGAAGAAGAAGTTGACACGTACTGGGTGGAAATATTCTCGCCTGACGGCCTCGAAATAGTAGACACATTTCAACATATAGGTGATTGAAACGGAGACAAGAACCAAAAGAGATAGAAGCCATAGTGCGAGGTTTATGAACGGAGTAATGTGAAGGAAGGCCATCGACGGGCTCGTAGCCATGGCTTGCCATAGAATGGTTTGGCTGCTTAAACCTAAACAGATACCAAAGCAACCAATAGGGAACCTTAGAAGGAATGGCCAAATCTCATCTTTTGGAAGAAGAATGTCTTCATAGTCTTTGATTTGATCAAGTTCAGGTCCTCTAAGTGCAGCAAAGTACCTTCCAGCAGGAacagtattattattattattatgatcaGACGCTTCAGGTCCTCTAAGGCCGCCATTTCCATTTCCATCTCCTTCATTGTCTTTCCACGAAGAAGGTAGTAAGGAATTTTGCTTTCCTAGACTGGATTTAGTTCTGAAAATGCTGAAATCTGCTGGTTTTCTTATTCCGTCGATTCTATTAGCAGAACCGAACCCACCAAAGCTATTCCCGCTTCTGGAGAGAACCTTCTTTCGGTCTTCTTTGGTGTTGGATTCTCTATTCAGGGCGGAAAAGCCCGTTTCAAGCGACACCTGACGGTTAAAACTCCTttgttgttgttgctgctgctgctgcctCTTGGCTTCTCGTGGCTTAATGGGGGGTCGGTTTGATTGTCTGTCGGTCTTAGTGGGTATTTCGATCTGAATgatgttttcttcttcttcttcttcatggtGATGATCTTCTTCGTTGGATACTTCACGGATATCCATGAGATGGGTATTCTTCTTGACAATACTAGAACAAGTTGTTGCTCTGGTGTCCATTCTTTTACTGCTAGCTCCTTcaaggaaaagaaagaaagaaagaaagaaagaaagactatGTATGTAGTTAGTTAGGTGGTGGTTTGCATGGTGGATGAGACAGCAAGCAAATTAATGCAAtgctttactttttttttgctTTAATGGAAATCTCgtgatataataaaaatcagTCATTTGAGGCCAGtgaagtttttcaaatgaaaaactattattatttattattattaaggtatatataatacaagagtattttaaatattattgtttaaaaattcTTCTCAACTTGATATTATTAATGCATTTCTTCACGAGACTCTACAAAAAGAAGTTTACATAGCACAATCACTCCATTTTGTCCATCTAGATTTTATTAGATACAaacttaataaaacaatatacaaTCTTAAACAGTCTCCTCGTATTCCAATGTTACCGACCTCTATTATTCATCGGTAAATCAATTATCAATCGACTTCTCATCTCataacctcacacttttaaactTATATGCCTCCGATCTTttaacaaaccaaccaccattcacaatcgacctctcaaCTCGTGATTTTACAATCCTTTGTTACCGATCAACCATTAATCTCAATCCTTTGCTACTGGCCTCTTATCCCTTAGAAAACCACATCTCAAACACACTTTTACAAGTTTCTTATCCCTTGGTAAACAGATGTTACTAACCTTTATCTATCGACAAACTAACCATTAATCTCatttcacacgtctcttatccctcggtaaactaatcaccaatctcaatcatattttcacacgCCTTTTATCCATCGGTAAACGaaccaccaatcttaatcaCACTTTCAAACGTCTCTTATTGCTAGGAAAAtcaatcaccaatctcaatcaacaGTTAACATTGTGATCTCACAATTTGACTAGTGAAATacttgattcatattttttaaccactatCATTTGTTACTGACCTCTTATTCCtttttaaccatttaattaggCGCATAATTTATCGCCTGACCCATTAACTTAGAgttaatatccacctcttataGCCGTTAGACTAGAAGAGGggattatacttattttgttaggttgcaaattcgaaatatgcatataacatttttaattttatttgtaaccgtttcaaatttatgagcgggtcaacacATGATCCActaaagtatccatttattcttacatatatattcaaattaatcacaactcttgACCTTacaatcaaacaaatttaaattaagcattattatatatatatattagttagttaaaaagttgaacttatattgttaagaatgacACACACTAAACAAATTTTGTGttggatttaaaatataagttttattaacataattggttaaaatgttgtatttatttcgttaggttacaagttcgaaacatacacaccattttataattttatttttactaggCATGTAAATGAGCCGAGCTGAGCTCGAACTAGCCCTGACTCGAGTTCAGCTCGACTCATTTTTTATtggctcgactcgaactcgagttTGATCGAGCTTTCAATATTAAGTCcgaactcggctcgatcatATAACTATAAGCTCAAAAggctcaaatttaaatatatttatatatatatattaaaaaaacaaaatggaaGTTGAGAGTTTATTCATCGGACCGTAAAATCCCCCGcgtatttttgttttattttacgCCCCGTAACTCTTCCTCAGCCAGGACTTGGTTCACGTAAGAATGGATGTATTGGTTCGCGTAAGTATACACATAGAATACCTGAGGGAGTTTTATTCATGTTCAAAGAAGTTTGAGAAAAATACTTTGAGATAAACttaaaaacatattagactctattatgtttattttgaaaaaataaaatactttatagtaaaattaaattaattttgtatcttataaaatataataaattgagttgcataaattaaataatattacagtacaattatattttgatttaattttaaaaaaatgtgtttctgtaattaaattaatatcaaatatatttattccaTCATAACTTAgaagtattatataataaatattttttaatttataaatattattttgatatatcttAAGAAATACtctatagtgaaataaaaataatttcatatctTATACAATATAATACATTAagattgtatatattatattataattatattttgatttgatttttaaaaattatgtttatgtaattaaattaatatcaaatctatttgtttccttataagtattatacaacatatatattttttaatttataaatatattttagagagGCCCATAAGCAATAAGCCTATAGATAGTTTTATGtgtatgtttaaattttttattaaaaaataaaatataataatttttttttatataattaggctcgaaaaagttTGACGAGCCATCAAGCGAGTTTTACTTAAGCTCGAATTCGACTCGAATCTTAAACGAACTGGCTTGAGCTCAGCtcgaattcgattttaatcGAACTCAAATCGAACTTTGATCGAACAGCTCACAAGCGACTTAG
This genomic window contains:
- the LOC124945490 gene encoding protein TPX2-like, translated to MDDDEVMDYDSGELTFTAIEIDLDYDFDAARFFDFTRDETPLESLQSELWFESACSYPPSPFVTELIMRENTLHQQLCTSPRSSGGEENMSLEGSDSDNEQDCSRMNMNNQDCTIMNEEILNNLKGGGMLQHLPTGLTFPNQLKKDDSKAQAKSFAKPSFPRVSTLMKPTASQLAKQNRPQQIGDPRFSKLVNSDKPKCGNTPFGTEIQAAKRQKLEGGILLKDGGTKQQNVLIHKVSKKEETISGNSTQAKFKITIPREPELVTSQRAYRMRPKDNQQPESAAPDIRRFKARPLNKKILDAPSLLLPKRSTPRLPEFQEFHLKTKERASQHSLASSSSLVHEGSSHKVLNRPMVHSVSERTSRESRRPSAMDVTRHEGNDTIHSFKARPLNKKIFSSKGDIGVFRNVKKDVTVPMEFNFQTEKRTQRNIQVDDLFNKLSLNELQPKTRSQLPLPRSSCLSSKDAKENRSVAFRKEHEIKHSVKEYIESGHGRTHHTINREIANVELLPGMSRGLGIR
- the LOC124945489 gene encoding guard cell S-type anion channel SLAC1, with protein sequence MDTRATTCSSIVKKNTHLMDIREVSNEEDHHHEEEEEENIIQIEIPTKTDRQSNRPPIKPREAKRQQQQQQQQRSFNRQVSLETGFSALNRESNTKEDRKKVLSRSGNSFGGFGSANRIDGIRKPADFSIFRTKSSLGKQNSLLPSSWKDNEGDGNGNGGLRGPEASDHNNNNNTVPAGRYFAALRGPELDQIKDYEDILLPKDEIWPFLLRFPIGCFGICLGLSSQTILWQAMATSPSMAFLHITPFINLALWLLSLLVLVSVSITYMLKCVYYFEAVRREYFHPVRVNFFFAPWIVCMFLVIGAPKMLFPGPPHPAVWCVFMGPVFCLELKIYGQWLSGGKRRLSKVANPSSHLSVVGNFVGAILAAKVGWEEPAKFLWAVGFAHYLVVFVTLYQRLPTSEALPKELHPVYCMFIAAPSAASIAWETIYGEFDGCSRTCYFIALFLYVSLVVRINFFWGFRFSVAWWSYTFPMTTASLATIKYAEQVDSVISKGLALTLSFMSSTMVSSLLVSTLLHAFVWRTLFPNDLAIAITKKRVVVGKENKEKEKKPATKKTYDIRRWAKQSPLNFVSSITKHNQGNDKDSSHG